The sequence aggaagatgagggggagaggcTTTGCCCCCTCTCTGCCACGTCTATGGAAGCTGTGATGACCAGGTCTGTTGCTACGGAAACGACCCCCGTCGGTGAGAAAAAGGAGGAGATTGTTGTCCAGTTAGGCAGCAAGCGAAAGTCAAGTCGACATGAAGCGCTCCTCTCCGGTCTCCGCCTCCGCTTAAGGCCACGCCCCCAGGACAGCACACCATCTCCAGTGGTTGCTAAGAAACCCAGAGGAGAGAGAACCGCCCCTCTAGACCACGACTACTCAAAGGTGATGGAGGACGGAGAAGAAAAGTCCAGGGAATCACACGTTGACCAGGATGTAGTAGAGGACACAGCTAACGGTGAGATGGCTGACAACAAGTCTAGTGGACAAGGAAGTAGTAAACACATCATcagtgaggaagagggaggagctaACACTGATGTGACCTCTCTGACCAGACAATCACCTATTGGTGGAGGTGTTGGTGTGTCCAAATCCAAGAAGAGAAGCATGACCTGGGTGCAGGCTCAGAGAGGTTTGGCCCTAGCCCAGGCTAAGAGGAGTAGGTCGAAGGTCACTAAGACCTCACatcaaggtcagaggtcagagctTAGAGGTCTGGTCACACAGACATCGTTTCTGCCTTCCACTCCACAGCGCCGCCGGTCGTACAGCCCCAGCCCTCATGCTGCGTCTACCTCAAGCCTCAGCCCACGCCGCACCAGCCCGCGTTGCACCAGCCCTCACGGTACCCCCAGCCCACACCGCACCAGCCCGCGTTGCACCAGCCCTCACGGTACCCCCAGCCCACACCAGGCTACGGAGGTGAATGTGAACCCTTCTCCTACCACCCCTCCTCACCCACAGCCTCATCAGTTCAAGGTAATTTCTGCCACCCCTCGTCGCGGCAGACCTCGCTCGGCGGCCGCGGCGTTATTGAATTTGAAAcgttctccctccacccctcaacctaTCCCCTTCATTGTCACCGTCAGCCCTCACTCCGGATTCAAAAAGTCCCCCCCATGCACGCTGACATTCCAGCAGGCGCAGCGGTATCGCAAGTCACAACCGATGTGGTCGCCGCCAGGACCGTTCCAGCTCCAACAGTCTCCCAAGTCTCCACGGAAACCTTTTACCAAGAACCAGTGTGCAGACTGCGGTCGCGTACTGAGTAGCGCCGCTGCTTTAGAGAGTCACGCCTCCCTCCACACGGGGAAGCGCCCGTTCGCCTGCTCTGCCTGCGGCAAGGACTTCCCCAACCTCAAGGGCCTCAACCGCCACGCCCGCGTCCACGGTGATCAGCGGGGCCACCAGTGTCCGAAGTGCGACAAGACCTTTGTCTACCGCTTCGGCCTGACTAAGCACGAGCAGATGGTCCACAGCGGCGTGCGCCCGTTCATCTGCCCGATCTGTGACAAACGCTTCGTCATCCGGCGCGACATGGAGACGCATCTCCGCgttcacactggagagaaaccgttTGCCTGCTCCCTCTGCGTGAAGCGGTTCAAGAGGCGTGTGGAACTGAATGTTCACCTGAGGTGGCACAACGGGGAGAAGAGACACTGGTGCTCGTACTGCGGGAAGGGCTTTCTGGATTACAATAATCTGAAGAGGCACAAATTTGTACACACTGGGGAGAAACCTTACACCTGCTCTGAGTGTGGCAAGCACTTCAAACAGACTGGCCATCTGAAGAAACACCTGAAGACAATACacaaagacagatagagaggacaggggacgagccttttatggcaccctattccctatatagtgcactactttggactagAAAtatagcactatatagggaatagggtgtcagatGGTGATGAGGGAATAGTTCTGTTTGCTGTGAATTTGCTTTTGTTTGGAAGAATCATGCTGTGAGAGAATGTAGCAAAATGTTAAAGAAAAATGTTGAATTTGAATTTCAGTTGATTAATTTAATTAAAACTAATTCTGGTTGTCATTTATTTTTCATTCTATTTATTAGTAGGAAAGTTAGAATCCTAAAACCAAATTTAAATTTAGGTGTACTGTGTTCATGTCACACAAAATGCTTAAAAAAATGTTCTGCGGGTTTGAAGTTGTTGCTTTAAAATGTGTTTATTCCGTTTTATTTGTACTTGAAAATCTGGTCTGGCATCGGAAGTTTCACTTGAACAACCGTCGAAGTCGTAATGTTTCTTGTGGAGGGGGTTGTTACATTTCACTACTGACCTCATACatttcctccaaaacatgacaAATCCATTTGACAGTTACAAACTTATTAATGCGGATAATGTCGCTAGTTTTATCATATAGCCAATGTTAAGCAAACGAGCTAATTTTATTATTAGTAAAGGTAGCTAGCGATCAAGCTAGCTAAAATCTTATTGGTTGAAGAATTGGTCAGACTTGAATATGGGGCATTCATGTGCTTGTGGGAAGTTGTAAGTTTGCCATGATCGTGTTTAAGTGCTTTTGAAATGTTTGGTAGGTTGGTATGATCATTATGACAGACGATTCCTAGACCGCTTGCATCGCCTCATTCGGTAACTGTTGAGGTGGCGCAATCGGATAAGACGCTTGAGAAGGTCACGTGTGTTTGAGAGGTCCCGAGTTCAAAACCGGTATGGGCCGAATCAGGAGGATGTGGTACTCGCTTAGCAAGCAGCGTGACGTCCTTTACActatggcaaaaaaaaaaaaaaacgcggGGACAGAGTTTGTGAACTCCTGATATAAAAGGCATACATTCTTATTCAAAACATGGCTTCCAACAGTTTATATTTTCAATGTCCTTATTAATAAACAATTGATCATAAAAAAATAGTTCTCAATGTCAAATAAAAATCGAGACCCAGGGATCCAAAATATTTTCACTCAGGgcccccccttccagcattggggaactcCTACCACATGTTAGGTTCTAATTCTTTGAGTTAATGACTCCACGGACACTAGGAAAGCTTAtccaagtttaattcttcccaaagggtcgATAGAGCTGCATTCAGACACACAACATTTCACACAAGTACTGACGACCCTttctcctaggctgagtctcTTCAACTCAAGGCTGTCGTGGTGATTGATAGACAGTGTCTCTTCTCCCAGAGGATCTCTTGATGGCTAACaataacatatcctgacataatgtaaacgttatacattaccctctctccctcagtgacattgtTAGGTTCTAAGATCTCCACCAGTCTCCCCTACACATTCCAAAGCCATCTGGCTTCTACAGACCATTAACTTCTGAAGTAAAAACCAGTCCCTCACTGTTAGATACTATTCTTCTGAGTATAACAATGTTCAAAGTTTAACCCAGAATCTAACATGTCTATTTCTATTGGCACgggcactgttcatgacacaaactgttcacgtCGCTCTTGGTGGAGAGAATGTTGCTgggtttaaagcttatttcctgcaattctacacattttgtcattggATGCAAAggaaatgttgctgttttaaagctccttttcctgcaattctacacattttgtcattggATGCAAAGGAAATGCTGCTGTTTTAAAGCTccttttcttgcaattctatacatttggccatgtctaatgtgtattcatgtgttatTTGACTGACAAACTTGTCAAGATCTATGGGCTAAATaacctatactgaacaaaaatgtaaatacatGTAGAGTTGATCTCATGTTTCTTGAGCTGAAAtagaagatcccagaaatgttccattcacacaaaaagcttacttctctcaaatgttgtatacaaatttgtttacatccctgttagtgagcatttctcttttgtcaagataatccatctacctgacaggtgttgcatatcaagaagctgattaaacagcatgatcattacacaggtgcaccttgagctgaggacaataaaaggcctcaaatttgcagttttgtcacacaatgccacagatgtctcagattttgagggagcgtgtaattggcatgctgactgcaggaatgtccacaagagctgttgacagataattgaatgttcatttctctaccataagccgcctccaacatacTTGTCAATagtttggcagtacatccaactagCTTCACAACCGCaagtgtaaccatgccagcccaagaCCTcgacatccggcttcttcacctgcgggattgtctgagaccagccacccagacagctgttGAAACTGAGGAgcatttatgtctgtaataaagctcttttgtggggAGAAACTCATTCtgtttggctgggcctggctcccagtggatgggcctatgccctcccaggccaacCCATGGTtgctcccctgcccagtcatgtgaaatccatagaataactcagtaaaattgttgcatgttgtttcTATTTTTGTAAGATATAAATTTTAAAAACGTTAATTGACATGGGCtcgttgatctggacatttctgacaagttatacaTAGCTCTCTGAGGTGTgcaatgactaacatgacaagaggaactgatgatgtaCTACCCAATTTCGAAATTACACCTTGTGCATTCCACTATTACAAC comes from Oncorhynchus gorbuscha isolate QuinsamMale2020 ecotype Even-year linkage group LG24, OgorEven_v1.0, whole genome shotgun sequence and encodes:
- the LOC124012792 gene encoding zinc finger protein 250-like, which produces MAQSTVTTLSKETVQTTTAVQSTVAVKSTAASAERPPPVISGLPRTPLQNTQPSPVPPRPSPSPRPSPAQSHTNVLPVARPIAVPSTQPARPTAVPDGPPAAPPTQPLPPTVLEKSDVATATPPTPVQSAQLLTLSEELAGPSEKQESLVTEHVQPSPTLPSPKSPVVPDRTSDEAPLQLSAPAVTTPSGPCQMFMTQFSAQLSVAPLVRSLPRVEEKEEEEDEGERLCPLSATSMEAVMTRSVATETTPVGEKKEEIVVQLGSKRKSSRHEALLSGLRLRLRPRPQDSTPSPVVAKKPRGERTAPLDHDYSKVMEDGEEKSRESHVDQDVVEDTANGEMADNKSSGQGSSKHIISEEEGGANTDVTSLTRQSPIGGGVGVSKSKKRSMTWVQAQRGLALAQAKRSRSKVTKTSHQGQRSELRGLVTQTSFLPSTPQRRRSYSPSPHAASTSSLSPRRTSPRCTSPHGTPSPHRTSPRCTSPHGTPSPHQATEVNVNPSPTTPPHPQPHQFKVISATPRRGRPRSAAAALLNLKRSPSTPQPIPFIVTVSPHSGFKKSPPCTLTFQQAQRYRKSQPMWSPPGPFQLQQSPKSPRKPFTKNQCADCGRVLSSAAALESHASLHTGKRPFACSACGKDFPNLKGLNRHARVHGDQRGHQCPKCDKTFVYRFGLTKHEQMVHSGVRPFICPICDKRFVIRRDMETHLRVHTGEKPFACSLCVKRFKRRVELNVHLRWHNGEKRHWCSYCGKGFLDYNNLKRHKFVHTGEKPYTCSECGKHFKQTGHLKKHLKTIHKDR